A segment of the Zalophus californianus isolate mZalCal1 chromosome 15, mZalCal1.pri.v2, whole genome shotgun sequence genome:
CTCAAACTCTGAGATGAGTACACGCGGTCTTTACATCCTGTAGTGTCCTTTGCACTAACACGGGGTGTGAGCGCCTGCCTACTCAGCGATCATTTGCATGGGTTTGTCACCCATacccatttctttttccattactTGTCCACATTATCAAAATCTGATATAAAATGCAATCTTCGAAGAACATAAATGTTTTTAGCGTCAAAGAATTTAGAACTTTTTTTACTGTTGAGAATCATAATTTTAATATGTTCAAAGTTGCACAACAAGTTAATTTATTAGAGTAACATTGACTTTGGGGTAGGCGGTTATAGAGGACTGACCTTCAGAGGGTGAGCACAGTCTGGTGACTATGTCCCtgttttatgtgaaatttaaCAGCTGCTCTTGGAATGCCTGTCTTGACTTCTCCACAGTAAGCTCTGCCGTGGCAGGTACCAGCGTTAGCACACTGCTAATCGCATCATAGGTATTCCATGGGTGTTTCTTGCATGAAAAATATTAACTCTAAGACAGATTGTTAAAAAATAGTAGATAAGAAGGTTGTGACTCCCTAATAGCTTCATAAAGCAGATCTTTCTCTCCAAAGAGTTGCTGCTTTGTAAATTATACTAAGAGTGTAAATTACGCTAAATTTCTGCTCTATTTGACTTTGGTTCAATCAAGACATGTCGGGTCATTATTTCAGAATCCTGTCAATGTGAAACCTGGCTGACTTGTGGGATATTCAAGCCCAAAAGATCTTCAAAGGGATTTTCTGGAAGAATATCCTACTGGCAAAGTGGGTCTAATCCATCCTGAACCTTTTCAAAAATTTCCTGGTGGCCCATTGTGTCCTTTTGAGTCTGTCAACCAATTTTACCCACCCGTTCTTAGAGGGCAACCCAATATCTGTGTTCTCCATCTGCCCAGACTTCACTCGGGAAATGCCTGCAAGCCCAGTGCTCTAGGCCATTTCTTACCTTCTGGCTGGGCTGGAATCCACTGATGGCTGATCCACTCACTTCTGTCCAACTATACTGTGTCAACAGCAAAGGGTTGGTTCCTAGAACTTCTTGCAAAGTTAcatttcccttttgattaactcacCACAATCCTTTTAAACCAAAAATACATTTGGCCTCCCTAGTGTGGAGGCTATAGGgctataatttttatctttcttaaatCTTCTCACTTCCTGGTCTCTTCCACACAAAAACTGCCCCCTTGGAACCTCAAAAATGGGCCTGAAGGTCATATATCAGCACTTCTACCCACCACTGGGTTTGAATTATGTCAGCAACCAGGGGGCCACAGGACCAGGGCATTTATTCCAAACTTTTGCCCACCTTTTGCCTCCAATACCTGGTCCTGGAAAGACGAGTTCTGAATCTCTCTGTACCTGGAAGTCTTCAATCATACAGTGGAATCAAAATACCTGGTCCCTCCTAAGGAGAAGGAGATCCTAGGTGCTAAAGTGCTTTGAGCTACTCAAAGGAAAAGTGCATACCACGAAACTTTATTGTCTTAGAGAGTGAGACCAGGTCAGGAGGGCCCATAGTCTAGTAATCATTCTACCGCTTTGAACACTGCGAGAGATTTCCCCTTCATCTTCCTCACCTTAGTGGAAAGAACCCTTTGTGATGTGACATCATTCATGGAGTGTCATGAGATACAAAACTATCACAAAATGACTGTCAACCAGAGCCACACTTAACTTTGCTGATTGTCCAGACAAGTGAGCCAGTCACTGCTCAGGAGCTGATGTACAATAGAATAGACCTAGTAACAAAATAACATAACcaaattcagaataaaattcCATCTCTTGGAGCATATTCCATGGGCCTTCTCTGCTCCTGCTTTTGCTGGTATCTGGCCTTCTGGTAGAAAACAATGATGACCACAGTGATAATACTTAGAAGAATGACAAGCAGCGTTAGCCAAAATGAGTAACCATAGCTGTGGATCGTTCCTCCGTAGGCAGCTGCTGGATAGGGCTGGTACAGCGTCTGGGCCAGGTCTTCCGAGAGATGGTTGGCTTGTGTGTTCCCCACAAACAGTATCATGCTCATGAAAATGAAGAAGGCTGGAAAGAAGATTCAGTCTCATAAATGATATGGTGATAcctttttaaatgtcactttctttcTTAATGAAACCTGTGCTCTGTGGGCATGTATGGAATATGCACACGGGGAGGGAGGCGCTTACAGTCTTCTAGGTATTGGAATGTAAAGGAAGTGTTAAGACCTGAGCTAGATTCTAAGCATGAACCGCTGAAGACGGAGGGCATCGTCCGGCCAAGAGTGAAAATATGGTTCAAGTTCTTTCCGAAGGGCCTGTTGCGGACCTCTCCCTTGGCTGGTGCAGGCAGAGATGTATGGAATGAACTGGAGAATGAGCAGACAGGAGGGTCAAGCTTTCTAGAGAGGACTGGATGGATGGCAACGACTCGAAGGACAGAGCATTGCAACAGAAGAGGCAGCCTACACGAAGACACACAGGGGCCAGGGAGCCCGGAGCCCCTGGGACCTTGAGACAGGACCCGGCCCATGGGCAGCTGCTCTGAGGGTCCTGAGCACTGACTAGAGAGGAGGAGACCACCCCAGAGAGCCTCAGACACTGGCTCAGAGCCTGGGCTTTCATTCTGTTTGCAGTGGAGTATGGCGTTTAACCAGGAAGGGTCTCCTGGCTAAACTCGTGTGAGAAGAGAACTTGTTAAtggtcttctcttcccttttttattCTTCACAACGTCCTACCCTGGAGAGTGTGTCTTGGTAGTGACTTTGGATCGCCACCTTGGCCCAGTTGGAGAGCAgggttctggagtcagagagaGCCAGGTTCCAAGGCTCCAGCCACGAAACCCTGGGTGATTTGTGTGCGCCTCTGGACCTCATTCTTCACCTTCCAAAGGGGATCAGCCTGACCAAGGCAAAGGGTAGATTCGTGGTTCGTTGGAATGGGGctgggctggagtggggaggtggCAGAGGCCAGAGGGTGCGGGGTGCTCTCTGAGCTGATGGAATGTTCCAAGACAGATGGAGGGGACGGTTGCCCATCTCTGAGAATATTTACCCACAACTAGACAGATGTTCTGGGGTCAACGTGTCCTGGCTGTAGCCCACACCCAGAAACTTTTCCCAGTCCTCCAAAGGCCCTGACTCGAGGGCTTTTGTGTGAGGAGAATGCTTGGACTGTCCTTGATGATGGACTTTCACGCTCAGCGTGATGGTTTTACTTCTTAATAATTTGGACATACAAGAGCCCCCTCCTCTGAAGCTCTATGCGTCTCACACTCCCTAATTATCCTTCATTATGCCCTTGTGAAATTTCTTATAAAAGCTTAGTCACAAAGAGGCAGGGTGAACACAGGGTCACACACTTTTCTCTGCAGTGGGACGGGCTCGGCTTTGATTTGAATCGGGAAGGGGCCGCTGCTGACTTGTGCAGACCTGAGCCCCGGCAGGAAGAAGCTGCCGCTCCCTGTCTGCGTCCCCGGCTCTCTGGGGCAGGGGATTTGCAGAGGGGTAAAGGGGGCCCCATGGTAGCAGGGGGAGCTCCAGGCCTGGCCTGTCCCCACCAGGCCATGTGACCTGCCCCATCACTTTCTGCTCTCCGGGCTCCTGGGCCGAGGATCAAACAATCTGCAAAGTTCTGTCAGGCCCCGACATTCTCTCAGTCCACGGTTATATCCCCTGTGGACAGGGTCGGGCCACGCCAGGCCGCTGTGGGGCGAAGGGCAGGCTGGGGTCAGAGGGCACAGGAACCTGGGAGGTTGTGATGCTGCTGTGTTTTCCTCCAAGCAGAATCTGCTCCTGTTCCTTCCGAGCCACAAACCAGGCTAGGAAGCCCAGGTCCTCTTCCCTGCAGCCAAGGGGAGTTTGTTCAAATCTAGCCTCAGTGGGGATTTGCAGCACTTCCCTCTGGCTCAAGAGACCCTGGAGCCAGCCTGACCACGGGGACCAAGTCTCCTGCCAAGATGACCCAAAGCAAGGATATGTCAAAGGCATCTTTGTGCATAAAAGCCTTCTGCGGGCCGAGATTCACCTAGAGTTCCCACTACGTTCTGCACACTCGAAGCTCATGTGAAGAAGATTGGGAGGACCCGGAGGCAAACTCGGGGCCAAAGTGTGGCTTCCCAGAGCACTGGGATCAAGAAGGTAGGAGGGGCATTCAGAGGAGGCTGGACGTGAAGCCCGAAGCCACAAAGATTTCCCTGTGACCCCTGCCGGAATGCAGACCTCCTCCTTACACATCCATGTCTCGGGTTGCTTCTCTGCCCACCTGACAGCCCCTTCTGTGTGTTAGAACTTGCCCCAAGCCGGAAAAGGAATGCCGCAGGAGCTCTCTCCCTGTCAGAGGAGTCTTTGTTGTGAGAAGTAGGCGGGGATTGAGGGGAAGGCCTCGGGTCCtgtgtttttcatgttttcctcCACAAACACTCATCGGCTTCTGCCAGGTGCAAAGTCAGCTTATCCTCGACCGTGGAGACAAAGAGCTGGAAACTCCAGCCTTGCAGAAACAGGCTTTATGAAGCAACGGCTTTTGAGCCCCATGGGCTGTAGCGTGGTGACGTGGTCCCCGTCTTGTCCCTGCGGCCCCACATCCAAACCTCCTTTGGAACTGGCACCTGATTTTCCTCTTggagctgcccccagccccagctccaagGGATCAGGTGTCCCAGCCATTGGGTGGGTCAGCCAGTGAGTTCAACCCCATTGGTGGCCATGGAGATTGctccaggggtggggaaggaaaattTCAGGGAGAGtcagatttgggggaaaagaggTCCTTTCTCCTGGGGTTGCTGGCAGCCATCCTGCCTCTAAGGGGACCAGCTCGCTGCTTAACACCAGAGAGAGCATTGGGAAAATCAAGAGACAAGCACCAAAGGGAATCAGAGTTCTGACGGCATGGTTCCGGCTGGCAGCCATCCTGGGCATTCACAGTGGCTGCCAAGCCTCGAGAAGCCCCAGTGAGAGCCACACATACTGTGACCGAAGCTGGGATCTGCTTCCCATCTGCGCTGCACGCCTACCGCAACGTTGACAATACACAAAGTAACCTAGCCACACCCTACAGAATCACCGTGAGCTCACAGGTCATGCACAAGAAGGGTGTTGACCCCAGAGTCTCTAAATGACCTTTGTGGTCGTCTGTGGGACAGTCATACAGATGTGTCATGTTTGGATTTTAGCCCACACTGACTGTTATTTGGAGGTGAGGAGAGTAAATaagtgtgtgtacgtgtgtgtatgtgtcaatgtgtgtatatatgtgtatatgtgcatgtgtacatgtgtgcatgtttgtgtgtgtacataaatgtgtgcatgcatgtgcacacacacctatgtgtgtgtgtatgtgtgtatgtgtgtgtgtacttccATACGTTATATGGAACCTAATTTGGAGTTAAGCACATAGCAGTAGTATAGTTGTCAACAGTGACTGTTTTGTCCATTTAGGAGCATTGTGTTTAACTCCTTACATTCGGTACTCAATAGCAAAGACTGGCTTATGTTACGTATTTCAACAGCTAACACCCTGTCCGCATGTCAGGCACATCCTTGCCTCTCTACCAGGGcatttgaaacaattttatttccaaGATGCTTCATAAATTCTGTAGGTTTACAGATATAAACCCCGGGCCCCAGCACACAACTTGGCACATACTAGGTCTGCCTAGTTTCCACGGCTCCCCTGGGATCGTGTGTGTTCTTGCGTGGGACAGAGCAccggagagacagagacacagaggtcGTGCTTGTCAGCAGAGCGCCCGGTGTCCCCCGGGGATACTCACCACCAAGTCCGCTCCCGGTGTACACGCCTATTGGCCCCAAACACGTCTGATAGGGGTTGCTGATGCTGTTGTAGAAGGTGAGCCCAGAGCTGAGCAGCAAAGTGCACAGGCTGAGGACCAGGAACAGGATAACCACCAAATGCAGCGTTCTTTGGGAAGAATTGTTCAATTTCTCTAAAACTAAAACAGTGGGTGGTAAGCACGTAGCACAAAAAGCAAAGACCAGCCCTAGACCCGAGGGCTATGCCACCCGCACCCTGGCAGTCCCCCGCACTCTCTCCTCTCGGGCACTGGGGGTAGGAATTGCAGGAGGCACCTCTCAGGTGTGCGCCAACAGGAAGGGCTGGCGCCTCGGGATCCTCATTCCCCGCTTGCATGTGTGCAACCCCAGGACTTCGGATAACTGGCTATCCAGCCCAATTTTAATTTCCCCGAGAAAAGACGGTGCCCTCCTTGATAAGCTGCGGCAGGGCTGGACACCCCTCCTCAGGGCATTCCGGCCTCAGATGCCTGACAGCCGGCGTCACCTCCTTATGGATGGTGTTCTCTTGCTCAGAGCACTACTATGCTTCCGCTTGGGGACACTTACTGAAAACCTGTGACTGAGAGGATCTGGTACACCCAGAGATTTCGGAGGTGAGCCCATTACACAGAAGGCCAGGAGTGGGGGGCTGATGGAGGTGACCAGGTAGCTGGGAGGCAAAGATGGCCTTGGGGACAAGCAGAAGGCTGCTGTGGGTACAACCGAGGTGTCGGCCACACTTCCCGACGTCACTTCCCTGGAGCTAGAGAGGGCCCAGTGCCCATGTGGCTTAAATGCAAAAGGTGACCCCTGGGTAAGCCATCAGAATTCTTCCCAAGCTCAATTCCTCTGAGCTCAcacaacattttataaaatgtgcatttttcttaAGTGCAAAGGAGCTCCAGGCATGGATATGCACTCGTGCCAAATGAAACACAGACGCCCTGGGCCGTTAGCTGCTTTCGCCACCCTCCTGTTTCTAACCACAACCAGCCACCGTCCCTGTGAATGTTTCCCCTGTTCGCTCCTTTGTTTACAACACAAAATGGCCAGACCCCCAGAGGCATGCTGTCCCCACACTTACCTGTAACCCCAGCCATGCATTTATAAAACATCCCCAAAGGCTGCGGGTGTGTTTTAGGGCCTTAGGTGATTGCCACCACATTAAATAAAGTGTTTACCAGGATGTTCTGTGAAAGTCACAATGATATAGAGAAAAAGTAATCTGGGGAAAAGATTTCAGAGTTCATCGTAAGATGCCAACAAAGTCATTGGGAATTGTGAGGTGTAAGAACCGTGATGGGCGGGGGAGGTCTGGTGAGAGAAAGTAAaaactttcttctttccattcctGTTTCCCAGGCCTCTGGGAGAGAGTGGGGGGCCACCCCCAGCCTTGTCACACAGCAGCTTTAAAGAACAGAAACCAGAAAAGCCAGGAAAGATATCGTTTGAGGGCTTGGGGGCTCCTTATCTCGCTCTCTGAACCAGAGTGCTCCAAAAAACGGGATCCCTGAGAACTGGAGGGGCCCCAGGACGCGGTGTGTGCCAGGGAAGGAGCAGCCAAGCCTGCTCCTGACATGTGTCCTGGCAGCAAGGGGCTCGCTCTTTGCAAGGTGGTCCCTTCCATGCCGTGTCGCCTTCATTATTCAAAAGCTCTTCACGGGTGTCGTagggaagtgatgaatcactgagttcTACTCCAGAAACCGACATtgctctgtatgttaactaactaaaatttagacttaaaaaaaaaaaaaatgacaacgcacaaataaataaataaataaaagctcttcaTTGTGTTGGGCCCAAACATGCGTCTCTGTGACTTTTGCCCGGAgtccttctgcttcctctggggCAGCTCAGAATCTACTCGCTCCTCTCTGTCTGGCAGCCTCTCTCGTCAGTGAAGAAAGACAAACCCCAATGTGATTAACAGCCCACATCTCCAGAATGTTCTTTGTAAGGCGTGACTCCAAAGCTCCTGCCCGCCTGGCCCCTGCTCTGCACACACTTgactctgactccaaagcccccACAACACGTCTGCCAGAGAGCCCCCCGCGCCCTGCTCAGAGCGCGTACACCTGCACCCGGTCTCTCCTCTCTCCAGTTCTGAGCATCTAGATTGTTAATTCTGAGGTTTATGTTTAATCGGTAGTACTCTGAGAAGGAGGCAGGTTTTCTGCCACTGGACAGTGCGCAAGGAGAGACTACAGAAACCAAACCGGTGGAAAGAGGAGCGGAGTCGGAGACCTGTAGGCGCCCCGCGCAGGCGCGGCCACGCATCCCTGGGAAGCCCCTGGGCGAACACAGAGGTCGGAAGTGGGCAGCTATCAGCCCAGCAATATGGACCCGATGACGTCACCGCCCTTGGCCGGAGAACATTTTGCTCCTCGGTGAGAGGCGGGCCTGGAGCAAAGTTCAGCTCACACAGACCCAGCGGTGACTGGACGGTTTCACAACCTCTGCTAATGACCCCCAGGCTAGGCCAAGTCCTCAGCAGAGCCCTCTGTGGGATCCACCCGGCGGAAGAACTGTAATGACATAGGTTAAATAAAACACGTGGCCCTGCCTGCCACCACCTACGGCCTGCGGGGGGTGATGGCTGGGGTCCCATGGGCCACCTGCCCTCTGGGGAACAGCGTGGGCTGGGCTCTTCCGAAGGCCCTGAGCTCAGGCTGAGACTCTCGCTGCAGAGATGCCGGGGTCGGGGGACTCTCATGGTTCTAAGGCAGCGCACACCTGTCTTGAAACGAGTGGATGATGACACGAGAGAGGACTAGGGCAAAACGGGAAGTGAGATGCACCTGTTCGAAGCTGCAGGGTCGAATGCTGGGAAGTTTCCA
Coding sequences within it:
- the CLRN3 gene encoding clarin-3, encoding MPTTKKTLMFLLSFFTSFGAFIVVCSMLGTQEWVSSIIAISDSSSNGSLVIVYGLFRGNSRQEFSHGLEESKKDFGVLEKLNNSSQRTLHLVVILFLVLSLCTLLLSSGLTFYNSISNPYQTCLGPIGVYTGSGLGAFFIFMSMILFVGNTQANHLSEDLAQTLYQPYPAAAYGGTIHSYGYSFWLTLLVILLSIITVVIIVFYQKARYQQKQEQRRPMEYAPRDGILF